Below is a window of Quercus robur chromosome 6, dhQueRobu3.1, whole genome shotgun sequence DNA.
TTTGAGGATCAAGAAGTGCCTACACAAATGGGATATTATCCTTTCTCTTCCAACTTGACCTTACCAGCTCCTATAGGATGCCACCAATCTCTCAAAGTCTTCACAAATACCCTACCTCCTTCACTTGCCTCTGATGCACCTTCCACTAATCTCAATGGAACCCTACTCACATCTCCCACTACTAAGCACAGAGAAGACACCACTTGTGATTTTGGAGGACCCCAACTCCTTTCCTTGCACAGATCAAGCACAAACCTATGGTAAAAGTTACAAATCTTTCTTATATTGAATCATGTAATGCTATCTTACTATtcctttataatattttcatgcAACCCTTTTCCTCTAAAATGAATTGTGTATGGTTTTAATGATTTTAGGGCATGGAACGGAGACGTGGGTGAGTGCTTGAGCACCAAGAGAGGAGCAGGTGGAGATGACAATCATCTTGGGGTTTCTaccttgaagatgaagaagataaAGGCAAGGAGGAAGGTAAGGGAGCCTCGGTTTTGCTTCAAGACCATGAGTGATGTAGATGTGTTAGATGATGGTTACAAGTGGAGGAAATATGGACAAAAAGTGGTAAAGAACACCCAGCATCCCAGGTTAGACAAATCAAAATCCACACTTTTCTTTTGTGCTCTAATaaactttttgaagaaaaagttTATATCTCATTCGATTTTAGCTCTCATGAACCAGAGCAGGGTTTTCTAGATTTCATTGAAGTGAATAGGATCGTATATTTACATGCATGCTAAGTTCCCTCTCGATCTCATCATTATTGTTCTCATAATTATTGTTAAGCTTTAAAGTTTACATACTTGGTGCAGGAGATTTCGATGTGTAAACATGTTTTGAGCAATATGATTAAaggttaaaatatttttaaaggcAATGAACTGAAAGAATTAATTATTAGCTTGAAAAGAGATGTAATCACAACGGATCAAGAGATTAACAAACAATAATCGGGCCATCATCAATATCATGGAAGAACAATTAACACTAAATCCCTTCAGATTTTGGGGTTTAACACACTAATGACAATTTTTGCtctcattttttcctttttgagttTGACTGTGTTTACTTAAGCAATAAATCAAATATAGAAAATCATGATTGAAAGTACGAAATGACAGTTAGTGGTTACAAAAGAGCACAATATAGCATGCATAAACATTCATAATTTAGATATATGTGTATATGTTTGCACATACACCAGTACGTATGTAAATTATTCTATAAATGTTGTACTCTCGGTTCTAGAAAGAATATTGACCAACCGTTTCAGTCAAGAACAAAGGAAGTATACAGTTCTGTCTGACTACTTCCTCATTGCCTTCAAATTCAATGTTCTGGGCTCCTTGGTACTTCTAGCCAGGCTAGGATATCCCCTAAATTTCCATCACATTTTTCCCCCTTGATTCACGGGTCATTCTTTTCTTATGGAAGTTGATAGCTTTACCCACCCAGGAGAGTCAGATTCATATTATACATTAATAATGTAAGGATGTTTATGAATAATAATAGACCAAAATTAATTTagtcaataaattatttagtaCGCTCATAATATAATAACGTGATACTCAATCCTCTTATATGAATAATAgatcttattataaatttaattaatgaaacttattattatattttgaaatggACAAAGAGAGACCTGATACATACAAACACAAGGAGGAAGgattttagcataaaaacacACCACAAATTCTATTTAAACTGTGACTACTTTTAAAGGAACGTGATGGTAGATTATATTACACACAACACTGTGAGACCCTATATCATATTAGAATAAGGAGTCGTACTACGTCATTTTATTCTAAGTgaatctaataattttccctagAGCCTTGTTGCAGCTTTGTTGAGTGACACTGTCTAGTTTTACGTAAGAGAGAGACAGTTTATATCTCTACATGTtgttagcaaaaaaattaataaagtaaaTCCCTAAAATTATGCCAAATATTGATGTGATATATTCTTCTTACTCAAGGAAATAGGTAAATATTGAGTACTTACCATAATAAATTAAAGataatgctttttattttctttaaattacaACTACatataaatattacaaaaagtaatagtaatattttgtgatgaataaataattatatatatatatatatttatatttatacttcCTCTATCTcattttgttgatcttgtttAGAAGATCCAACTTTTTACATGAATATTATTTAAGTTAGAAAAATCATTTAACATCATGATATATGACCAAAATTTATACGGCTACCTTAGCccaaggaaacaaaaaatgacCCACTAAAAAGAAGCTTTTGGCTCCAAAGACTGCTCATGCTTTTCACAAAGCTTTTCTAAGTCTTTGCCATGTgcttgataaaaaattattttgtacttttgaaataaagaaatatagaAACATGAGGCTCCTCCCTCTTCTCTTACAAGTGATGGATATTTCTCTATTATTATATGATTGGAAGGATTATTATGTTGTTTTACTCtcataatattaatattgaaTAATTACTGGTGGCTGATAGGAGAGATTAgaaacatttttatatataaattaaggGCCCGTtaggtaatgttgttctagcaacgttatttgtattttttgaaaatatgtgtgggtaaaaaagtatgtaaaaatatatataatgtt
It encodes the following:
- the LOC126733277 gene encoding probable WRKY transcription factor 13, which codes for MSTTSQTMLNQGLFEDQEVPTQMGYYPFSSNLTLPAPIGCHQSLKVFTNTLPPSLASDAPSTNLNGTLLTSPTTKHREDTTCDFGGPQLLSLHRSSTNLWAWNGDVGECLSTKRGAGGDDNHLGVSTLKMKKIKARRKVREPRFCFKTMSDVDVLDDGYKWRKYGQKVVKNTQHPRSYYRCTQDNCRVKKRVERLAEDPRMVITTYEGRHIHSPSHDMEDSQTPSQLNNFFW